The Moraxella osloensis genome contains a region encoding:
- a CDS encoding M61 family metallopeptidase, producing MSQIHYQFDFKKFREHLVDVTLTFTADNDDPIVWLPAWIAGSYMIREFSKHITAVTATIHHPNANNNQRLKKLDKNHWQIHAKQGDRISVTYEVYAYDLSVRGAYVDETRLYGNFTSLALAVQGQENQAIKAELICPQDFYEVNGVEVSLATALPEKMHQQAEQTIYQLTADNYEQLTDSPFEIAEQDEFWFDVKSGENTIAHRFVISGVHHSDLERLETDLSKICQSYVDWLGDTPFDDYLFMTIATSSDYGGLEHLASTSLITPRDDLPTFFEQAEPSESYQRFLGLCSHEYFHAWWVKTVRPEVFLTANFNQETYTTLLWVFEGFTSYVDDFMLQKSGVISQHSYLKLLAEQINRYYQTHGRALQSVAESSFDAWIKLYRSDENTANAGISYYNKGALVALCLDLTLLNHGKRIFDVIKVFYDKAKAQDNRRFGMTDANLDDVMNECLPKEVWQDFRANYIDGTTELPLFERLSEQGVSIEQKDDDITWGMKYMSEPTGLKVQRVVRNSQAAAAGISANDVIVAIDGLKASEKWLKATAKTQTISEDPAVCHVFRRDELLVLEVPPVSDTHVKQPQKWTLLAGENTSLTKWLQWK from the coding sequence ATGTCCCAAATTCATTACCAGTTCGATTTTAAAAAATTCCGTGAACACCTTGTCGATGTCACGCTTACGTTTACTGCGGACAATGACGACCCAATCGTTTGGCTACCTGCTTGGATTGCGGGCAGTTATATGATTCGAGAATTTAGCAAACACATTACGGCTGTCACCGCCACCATTCATCACCCCAACGCCAATAACAATCAACGGCTTAAAAAACTTGATAAAAACCACTGGCAAATCCACGCCAAGCAAGGCGACCGTATTAGCGTCACTTATGAAGTCTATGCTTATGACTTATCCGTGCGTGGGGCATATGTCGATGAAACTCGCCTGTACGGCAACTTCACCTCCCTGGCTTTAGCGGTACAAGGGCAAGAAAACCAAGCGATTAAAGCCGAACTCATTTGCCCGCAAGACTTTTATGAGGTAAACGGTGTGGAAGTCAGCCTAGCCACTGCCTTACCGGAAAAAATGCACCAACAAGCCGAACAAACCATCTATCAGCTAACTGCCGACAACTACGAGCAACTCACCGACAGCCCATTTGAAATTGCTGAGCAAGACGAATTTTGGTTCGATGTAAAAAGTGGCGAAAACACCATTGCCCACCGATTTGTGATTTCTGGTGTACACCACAGCGACCTTGAACGGCTAGAAACTGACCTTAGCAAAATTTGTCAAAGCTATGTCGATTGGCTCGGTGATACGCCGTTTGATGATTATCTGTTTATGACCATAGCAACTTCAAGCGACTATGGCGGGCTTGAGCACCTTGCCAGTACCAGCTTGATTACCCCACGAGATGACCTACCCACATTTTTTGAACAAGCTGAGCCAAGCGAGAGTTATCAACGCTTTTTGGGCTTGTGTAGCCATGAATATTTTCATGCGTGGTGGGTTAAAACCGTGCGTCCCGAAGTCTTTTTAACCGCCAATTTTAACCAAGAGACCTACACCACCTTGCTATGGGTGTTTGAAGGCTTTACCAGTTATGTGGATGATTTTATGCTACAAAAAAGCGGGGTTATTTCTCAACATAGCTATCTAAAGCTACTTGCTGAACAAATCAATCGCTACTATCAAACCCACGGACGCGCCTTGCAAAGCGTGGCAGAATCAAGCTTTGATGCGTGGATAAAGCTATATCGTAGCGATGAGAACACCGCCAACGCCGGGATTAGCTACTACAATAAAGGCGCGCTGGTGGCGTTATGTTTAGACTTGACTTTGCTAAACCATGGCAAACGTATTTTTGATGTGATAAAAGTTTTTTATGACAAAGCCAAAGCCCAAGATAATCGCCGTTTTGGTATGACGGACGCCAATCTAGATGACGTCATGAATGAATGTTTACCCAAAGAGGTTTGGCAAGATTTTAGAGCCAATTATATCGACGGCACGACAGAATTACCGCTATTTGAACGGTTGTCAGAACAGGGTGTGAGTATTGAACAAAAAGACGATGATATTACTTGGGGCATGAAATATATGAGCGAGCCTACGGGGTTAAAAGTGCAACGTGTTGTGCGAAATAGCCAAGCCGCCGCTGCAGGGATTTCTGCTAATGACGTCATCGTGGCAATTGATGGGTTAAAGGCGAGCGAAAAATGGCTCAAAGCCACTGCCAAAACCCAAACAATTAGTGAAGACCCTGCCGTGTGCCATGTATTTCGCCGCGATGAGCTGCTCGTGCTTGAAGTGCCACCCGTGAGCGACACGCATGTTAAACAACCGCAAAAATGGACGCTGTTAGCGGGTGAAAATACAAGCCTTACAAAATGGCTGCAGTGGAAATAA
- a CDS encoding M48 family metallopeptidase codes for MQTVLTAYAEQGIKLAIESKRVKHINFRIKSIDEAPFTSLLSVSYPMCMPQHLLMQSLEHRLAWAIDCQQKQRKLKQLKPKKPAYINDIKDLANLTLESNVYFEGQQVVLGELLLKHHIKPSELARLDVGKTLLYIYKFWLTQFIQNRQAFWQDKVGKSANSITPYTMKTRWGSCSTQAKTIRLSVWLAQFPPDCADYVLVHELCHLIEPNHSARFWAQVARVMPDYQLWHQQLKFGEL; via the coding sequence ATGCAAACTGTACTCACCGCCTACGCTGAGCAAGGTATCAAACTTGCGATTGAAAGCAAACGGGTCAAACATATCAACTTTCGTATCAAATCGATTGATGAAGCACCGTTTACCAGCTTGCTCAGCGTGTCTTATCCCATGTGTATGCCACAACACCTGCTGATGCAATCGCTTGAACATCGCCTTGCATGGGCAATTGATTGTCAGCAAAAACAACGAAAACTTAAACAACTTAAACCCAAAAAACCTGCCTATATCAATGATATTAAAGACTTGGCAAATTTGACCCTTGAAAGCAACGTTTATTTTGAAGGGCAACAGGTTGTGCTTGGAGAGTTATTGTTAAAGCACCACATAAAACCAAGCGAGCTGGCGCGATTGGATGTTGGCAAAACTTTACTCTATATTTATAAATTTTGGCTTACTCAATTTATCCAAAACCGCCAAGCGTTTTGGCAAGACAAAGTGGGTAAATCCGCAAATAGCATCACGCCTTACACCATGAAGACCCGATGGGGCAGTTGTAGCACCCAAGCCAAAACCATTCGCTTGTCCGTTTGGCTAGCGCAATTTCCCCCAGACTGCGCGGATTATGTATTGGTGCATGAGCTTTGTCATCTGATTGAGCCCAATCATTCGGCACGATTTTGGGCTCAGGTGGCACGAGTCATGCCAGATTATCAACTGTGGCATCAGCAATTAAAATTTGGCGAGCTGTAA
- a CDS encoding PH domain-containing protein, whose translation MFKNLASDALGLSDIGKIIPPSQFNQTDIDDYIFHEDNERIYFVIKSKMDEYCFTNVAFIHLDGQSATSKKRLLKRYPYRNFQPANIMIETAGTMDMDAELKFSLGGMAFSIDIDKNQIEQIRDIYKALTAISEQCKRIAHEETVLEKSFNTVTNMFSLRELSENVVLNLPDVINQTVAQVENAYGERLKTIRNYDFGAIFEHYLRQ comes from the coding sequence ATGTTTAAAAATCTTGCCTCAGATGCATTGGGTTTGAGTGACATCGGTAAAATCATCCCACCGAGCCAGTTTAACCAAACCGATATTGATGACTATATTTTTCACGAAGATAACGAGCGGATTTATTTTGTGATTAAGTCAAAAATGGACGAATATTGCTTTACCAATGTCGCCTTTATCCACCTTGATGGGCAGTCGGCGACCAGTAAAAAACGCCTGCTAAAACGCTATCCGTACCGCAATTTTCAGCCTGCCAATATCATGATTGAGACCGCAGGCACGATGGATATGGATGCTGAGCTAAAATTTAGCTTGGGCGGTATGGCGTTTTCGATTGATATCGACAAAAATCAAATCGAGCAAATCCGTGACATCTATAAGGCGTTGACTGCGATTAGCGAGCAATGCAAACGCATTGCCCATGAAGAAACGGTGCTAGAAAAATCCTTTAATACCGTCACCAATATGTTTAGCCTACGCGAACTGTCAGAAAACGTGGTGCTTAACTTGCCGGATGTCATCAACCAAACTGTCGCACAAGTAGAAAATGCCTATGGCGAGCGTTTAAAGACCATTCGTAATTATGACTTTGGCGCGATTTTTGAGCATTACTTGCGTCAATAA
- the hemH gene encoding ferrochelatase has protein sequence MKPSNPPEIAVVLVNLGTPDAPTEAAVRRYLKQFLSDPRVIEIPQFIWQIILNLFVLRSRPKRVAHAYASVWDGDSPLRKITLAQVDLLQQRFDQHQLPCKVSVHAAMTYGKPALTDVLSALTTKKVEQIVMLPAYPQFSGSTTGAVFDVVAKWGLKQRNLPSISFVKDYFAHPQYIQALAESVKRFQDEHGKPEKLLLSFHGIPEPYEQKGDPYARRCRCTAAHLAQVLGLERHEWECSFQSRFGKQEWVKPYTDVTLTEWGKQGIKSVQVLSPAFSADCLETLEELAVENRETFQSNGGGDYHYIPALNVDAAHIDLFESLALPHVQAWQQNLQGWY, from the coding sequence ATGAAGCCAAGCAATCCACCTGAAATTGCCGTTGTCCTTGTGAATTTGGGAACACCCGATGCACCAACTGAAGCAGCGGTGCGTCGCTATCTCAAACAATTTTTGTCCGATCCGCGCGTGATTGAAATTCCGCAGTTTATCTGGCAAATCATCTTAAACTTGTTTGTGCTACGCAGTCGCCCCAAACGGGTTGCCCACGCCTATGCTAGCGTGTGGGACGGTGATTCCCCACTGCGTAAAATCACGCTTGCCCAAGTGGACTTGTTGCAGCAGCGTTTTGACCAACATCAACTGCCTTGCAAAGTAAGCGTCCATGCTGCCATGACCTACGGCAAACCTGCGTTAACAGATGTGCTATCGGCATTAACTACCAAAAAAGTAGAGCAAATCGTAATGTTGCCAGCTTATCCACAGTTTTCCGGTTCCACCACTGGCGCGGTGTTTGATGTCGTCGCCAAATGGGGACTTAAGCAGCGTAATTTACCCAGCATCAGCTTTGTCAAAGATTATTTTGCCCATCCGCAATACATCCAAGCCTTGGCTGAGAGCGTCAAACGCTTCCAAGATGAACATGGCAAACCTGAAAAACTGCTATTGAGTTTTCACGGGATTCCAGAGCCATATGAGCAAAAAGGCGATCCGTATGCCAGACGCTGTCGCTGTACGGCAGCGCATTTGGCGCAAGTGTTGGGGCTTGAGCGTCATGAGTGGGAATGTAGTTTTCAATCACGCTTTGGTAAGCAAGAATGGGTCAAACCCTATACGGATGTCACCTTAACCGAGTGGGGCAAGCAAGGGATCAAGTCAGTGCAGGTGCTAAGTCCGGCATTTTCGGCAGATTGCTTAGAGACGTTAGAAGAGTTGGCAGTCGAAAATCGAGAGACATTCCAGTCCAATGGCGGTGGGGATTATCATTATATCCCTGCACTCAATGTGGATGCTGCGCATATTGACTTGTTTGAATCATTGGCATTGCCACACGTGCAAGCGTGGCAACAAAATCTGCAAGGTTGGTATTAA
- the metX gene encoding homoserine O-succinyltransferase MetX, with amino-acid sequence MSFAKSGGKSVGIVTPQKIHFDTPLTLECNRTLPFFDLMVETYGELNADKSNAILICHALSGSHHAAGYHSSDDKKAGWWDTFIGPGKAIDTTRFFVVCLNNIGSCYGSTGPTSTNPETGKPYGPDFPLVTIKDWVKTQVMLSDYLGIDIWHAIVGGSMGGMQAMQWSIDYPGRLKKCVVIASTPKLSAQNIAFNEVARQSILSDPDFCEGRYIEQGKIPKRGLILARMVGHITYLTDEAMRVKFGRDLKAGKLMFNYDVEFQVESYLRYQGEQFSERFDANTYLLMTKALDYFDPARGAIEDDSINDSLSDTDALRLALANTQCKFLIISFTTDWRFSPERSQEIVDALIANGKPVSYINIDAAYGHDSFLFDIPTYRQSVFNFLTA; translated from the coding sequence ATTAGTTTTGCCAAATCTGGTGGCAAATCTGTGGGTATCGTCACACCGCAAAAAATTCATTTTGATACCCCATTGACACTAGAATGCAATCGCACGCTGCCATTTTTTGATTTAATGGTGGAAACTTATGGCGAGCTCAACGCCGATAAATCCAATGCGATATTGATTTGTCATGCGCTATCGGGCAGTCATCATGCGGCTGGCTATCATAGTAGCGATGATAAAAAAGCCGGCTGGTGGGATACTTTTATCGGTCCTGGCAAAGCGATTGATACCACGCGTTTTTTTGTGGTGTGTCTTAACAACATTGGTAGCTGCTACGGCTCGACCGGTCCAACCAGTACCAACCCAGAAACCGGCAAGCCGTATGGTCCAGATTTTCCCTTAGTCACCATCAAAGACTGGGTAAAAACACAAGTCATGCTCTCTGACTATCTGGGCATTGACATTTGGCATGCCATTGTTGGTGGCTCAATGGGCGGCATGCAAGCCATGCAGTGGTCAATTGACTATCCGGGTCGGCTGAAAAAATGTGTGGTCATTGCCAGCACGCCCAAGCTGTCTGCGCAAAATATTGCCTTTAACGAAGTGGCACGCCAATCGATTTTATCCGATCCTGATTTTTGTGAAGGACGCTATATCGAGCAAGGCAAAATCCCCAAACGCGGCTTGATTTTGGCGCGTATGGTCGGTCATATCACTTATCTCACCGATGAAGCGATGCGGGTGAAATTTGGACGCGATTTGAAAGCCGGCAAGCTGATGTTCAATTACGATGTAGAATTTCAAGTGGAAAGTTATTTACGCTATCAAGGTGAGCAGTTTAGTGAACGTTTTGATGCCAATACCTATTTGCTGATGACCAAAGCACTGGATTATTTTGACCCAGCGCGTGGCGCGATTGAGGATGACAGTATCAATGATAGCTTGAGTGATACCGATGCGCTACGGTTGGCATTGGCAAATACCCAATGTAAGTTTTTAATTATATCCTTTACCACCGATTGGCGGTTTAGCCCAGAGCGCTCGCAAGAAATTGTGGATGCGCTAATTGCCAATGGTAAGCCCGTAAGCTATATCAATATCGATGCCGCCTATGGGCATGATTCGTTTTTGTTTGATATCCCGACCTATCGTCAATCGGTATTTAATTTTTTAACGGCTTAA
- the metW gene encoding methionine biosynthesis protein MetW, with translation MKIDHQLAERWIKPNAKVLDLGCGNGDLLAHLQNKLGVFGYGIEIDQTKINDCITKGVNVIEQDLNDGLARFADASFDTVVMARALQAVKEPDQLLLDMVRVGKEVIVTFPNFAHWQNRIHLGIKGMMPMSEALPFAWYNTPNIHLCTFKDFEKLCDDNDIRIINRFAVQESEKPYPWALAQIIRKNPNLLADVAIYRVTKN, from the coding sequence ATGAAAATCGACCATCAACTTGCCGAACGCTGGATCAAACCCAATGCCAAAGTCTTAGATTTAGGCTGTGGCAACGGTGATTTACTCGCGCATTTGCAAAACAAATTGGGCGTATTTGGCTATGGTATCGAAATCGACCAAACTAAAATCAATGACTGTATCACCAAAGGCGTTAACGTCATTGAGCAAGACTTAAATGATGGGTTGGCGCGGTTTGCCGACGCAAGCTTTGACACGGTGGTGATGGCGCGCGCCCTACAAGCGGTCAAAGAGCCCGACCAACTACTCCTCGACATGGTACGTGTTGGCAAAGAAGTGATTGTCACTTTCCCTAATTTTGCGCATTGGCAAAACCGTATTCACTTGGGTATCAAAGGTATGATGCCAATGTCTGAAGCCCTGCCGTTTGCTTGGTACAACACGCCCAATATTCACTTGTGTACCTTTAAAGACTTTGAAAAGCTGTGTGATGACAATGACATCCGCATCATCAATCGTTTTGCGGTACAAGAAAGTGAAAAGCCCTACCCTTGGGCATTGGCGCAAATCATCCGCAAAAACCCCAACTTACTTGCCGATGTGGCAATCTATCGTGTTACCAAAAACTAA
- a CDS encoding tetratricopeptide repeat protein, translating to MKLLKVTVLTAFLSLSGVASAELVANIPLNGSRYDSMEPMALLSQAKSGNQQAQFFLAKRYQKGLGIQQNFQQAIQWYTTAAKQDIAPAQLNLAMMYIRGEGVQPNAGQARYWLEKAAKLGDNRASYTLAMLDEKEKKLVDAYKWYDLAARDGMLSDQVRTRAQSKIGQLALNLSSQDIATARSRADSWFQSK from the coding sequence ATGAAATTATTAAAAGTCACCGTATTAACTGCATTTTTAAGCTTATCAGGCGTTGCAAGCGCTGAACTGGTTGCCAATATTCCACTCAATGGCTCACGCTATGACAGCATGGAACCGATGGCATTACTAAGCCAAGCTAAATCTGGCAACCAACAAGCCCAATTCTTCCTAGCCAAACGCTACCAAAAAGGTCTCGGCATTCAGCAAAACTTCCAACAAGCCATCCAGTGGTACACCACCGCCGCCAAACAAGACATTGCACCTGCACAATTAAATCTTGCCATGATGTATATCCGTGGCGAAGGCGTGCAGCCTAATGCTGGGCAAGCGCGTTATTGGTTAGAAAAAGCGGCAAAACTGGGTGATAACCGTGCCAGCTATACCCTAGCCATGCTAGATGAAAAAGAAAAGAAATTGGTCGATGCCTACAAATGGTATGACCTAGCGGCTCGTGACGGCATGCTATCAGACCAAGTACGCACCCGCGCGCAAAGCAAAATCGGTCAATTGGCATTAAACTTGTCATCACAAGATATTGCCACTGCACGTAGCCGTGCGGATTCTTGGTTCCAAAGCAAGTAA
- a CDS encoding MFS transporter, translating into MSSPALPSKNQLWLLVAAAAAILLITSGIRLSLGLFIKPIDASAHIGIVQISFALAVTQLMWGVSQPVTGALADKFGAWQVLLFGTLLLAIGCFSVPYFVSAAGLVVTLGILVAFGTGAGSFSVLMGQVANQTPPHMRGTASGIINAGSSFGQFLFAPILQGLIALPLIGWTGAMYFMAGTSLLCLPLAYYLTHGKNVGKHAPAASSAVAHDQVHETLSQAIRRALSDRNYWLLHIGFFTCGFHIAFLVTHLPMEVTLAGLGSNVASWSLALIGLSNVVGSLFVGWCVGHFRSKYILFWMYLSRTILIAIFLMAPKTATTFFIFAVSLGLTWLATVPPTAATVGKLYGVKYLATLFGLVLFSHQVGGFLGAYLGGIVVDKFGNYQYMWYADMALAALAAVLNLPIQEPKIMKATS; encoded by the coding sequence ATGTCAAGCCCTGCCCTACCGTCAAAAAATCAGCTTTGGCTGTTAGTTGCCGCCGCTGCGGCTATTTTATTGATAACGTCTGGGATTCGCCTATCGCTTGGGTTATTTATCAAACCGATTGATGCTAGCGCGCATATCGGCATTGTGCAAATCAGTTTTGCCTTAGCGGTGACACAGCTGATGTGGGGCGTGTCACAGCCTGTGACAGGGGCACTGGCGGATAAGTTTGGCGCATGGCAGGTACTATTGTTCGGTACCTTGCTACTGGCGATTGGCTGTTTTAGTGTGCCCTATTTTGTCAGTGCCGCTGGTTTGGTGGTCACGCTTGGGATTTTGGTCGCATTTGGGACAGGGGCGGGTAGTTTTTCAGTGCTGATGGGACAAGTGGCGAATCAAACCCCACCCCATATGCGCGGCACTGCATCGGGTATTATTAATGCAGGTAGCTCGTTTGGACAATTTTTATTTGCGCCGATTTTACAAGGGTTAATTGCTCTGCCATTGATAGGTTGGACAGGGGCAATGTATTTTATGGCAGGGACAAGTTTGCTGTGTTTGCCGTTGGCCTATTATCTCACGCACGGTAAAAATGTTGGTAAACATGCGCCTGCCGCTTCGTCGGCGGTTGCTCATGACCAAGTCCACGAAACGCTATCACAAGCCATCCGACGCGCGCTTAGCGATCGTAACTATTGGCTGCTGCATATCGGCTTTTTTACCTGTGGTTTTCATATTGCGTTTTTGGTCACTCATTTGCCGATGGAAGTAACGTTGGCGGGTCTCGGTAGCAATGTTGCCTCTTGGTCGCTCGCGTTGATTGGCTTATCAAATGTGGTCGGCAGTTTGTTTGTCGGCTGGTGTGTGGGTCATTTTCGCAGTAAATATATTTTGTTTTGGATGTATTTGAGCCGTACTATCTTGATTGCGATTTTCTTGATGGCACCCAAAACCGCAACGACTTTTTTTATATTTGCGGTTAGCTTGGGTCTAACTTGGCTTGCCACGGTACCCCCGACTGCGGCAACCGTCGGCAAGTTGTATGGGGTCAAATATTTGGCGACCTTGTTTGGATTGGTGTTATTTAGTCACCAAGTTGGTGGGTTTTTGGGCGCCTACTTGGGGGGAATTGTGGTCGATAAATTTGGTAATTATCAGTATATGTGGTATGCCGATATGGCACTGGCTGCCTTGGCTGCTGTGCTCAATCTACCGATTCAAGAGCCAAAAATAATGAAAGCTACAAGCTAA
- a CDS encoding DNA-methyltransferase: MIFYQSELQDFTLLQGDCSHILPTIDDKSINMIFADPPYFLSNDGLTVKNGIVQSVNKGEWDKFSDDNEVYIFTYDWLSQAKRMLADNGTIWMSGTHHNIFTLGRVLSQLNFKVLNMITWEKPNPPPNFSCRYFTYSTEWIIWARKNPKIPHYFDYELMKSLNGDKQMKDVWRLPAVSSWEKQFGKHPTQKPLGLLSRIVLASTKANDLVLDPFTGSSTTGIAANLFGRKFIGVDQDSNFLTLSKNRYLGLDEKSRQYFKERVKQQISL; the protein is encoded by the coding sequence ATGATTTTTTATCAATCAGAACTACAAGATTTTACGCTGCTGCAAGGTGATTGCTCACACATTTTGCCGACAATCGATGATAAATCTATCAATATGATTTTTGCTGATCCGCCTTATTTTTTATCCAATGACGGATTAACGGTTAAAAATGGTATAGTGCAATCGGTCAATAAGGGTGAGTGGGATAAATTTAGTGATGATAATGAAGTCTATATTTTTACTTATGATTGGCTAAGCCAAGCAAAGCGAATGTTGGCAGATAATGGCACGATTTGGATGAGTGGAACCCACCACAATATTTTTACGCTAGGGCGAGTATTATCACAACTCAATTTTAAAGTCTTAAACATGATAACTTGGGAAAAACCCAATCCACCGCCAAATTTTTCTTGTCGCTATTTCACCTATTCAACTGAATGGATAATCTGGGCAAGAAAAAACCCAAAAATTCCGCATTACTTTGATTATGAATTAATGAAGTCGCTCAATGGTGACAAACAAATGAAAGATGTTTGGCGTCTGCCTGCGGTATCAAGCTGGGAAAAGCAATTTGGCAAACATCCTACGCAAAAACCGTTAGGATTGTTGTCAAGGATTGTTTTGGCGTCTACCAAAGCCAATGATCTCGTGCTTGACCCATTTACAGGCTCATCGACAACAGGTATTGCTGCCAATTTATTTGGTAGAAAATTTATCGGAGTTGACCAAGATAGTAATTTTTTAACCTTAAGCAAAAATCGCTATCTTGGGTTGGATGAAAAATCACGCCAATATTTTAAAGAGAGAGTCAAACAACAGATTAGCTTGTAG